TACTATTTAAGCTTATCGAGTTGAAAAGACCGGTCAGTTCTATGGAGCTCTCCAGCATCATGGGAGTGAGTAAGACGACAATAGAGGGAAGCCTAAAGAAGCTCATCCAAGTTGGCTTAGTGGAGAGGATAAAGAGGGACGAGAAGAAGGTGGGGAGGCCAAAGTTCGACTACTCAGTAACGGAGAACCTTTGGAGCAAAATAAGAAACGACTTGCAGGAATGCGCAAAGAGGATTAGCTCAGCAGCCGTTTAGTTCCACCTTTTTGGGCTTCTTGTCGCTGACCTTTTCTAACACAACCTCAAAGATATTACCGTTTTGCTTGTGTTCTATTAGCTTGCAACTCATTAGGTCTACTGCCTGCATTATCATCTCGTCGCACTTGGGATCTTTGTAGATTACCTTTAGCCTACCTTCCTTCATCTGCATTAACTTCCCCACTGTCCTTAGGAAAGGTTCAGGGCACTCCTTGTCAACGAGGTTGAGTTCCTCCATATTTTAATGAAAGAAGAAAAACTTAAAAAAAGTTTGCATCAGAAGGAAAATATGAAAGTAGTCTGCCCCGTGTGCAATAGGCTTTTTGAGGCTGAATGCACTCCGTACAAGGTGCAGTACAATGAAGTAACCTACTACTTCGACACGGAGCTGTGCCAAATAGCCTTCTCCAGGGAGCCCGACAGGTTTGCTGTCAACTGTAAGGGAAAACCAGAACAACAAACTCTCTAGGAGCAATAAAGGGACGAGAAAATGAAATAAACTGTTTTGTCTTTAAAAACCCCCGGACGGCTACTTTAAAAGCTCATTTGGCACTAAGCTGCCGAAGAGCTTAGCACAGTAGTCGAAGTCCTTGGCTATCTTCTGAGTGATTAGAGTAGGCTCCAACGGCTTGTATATGTACCTAGGCCTCCCTCCCTTGGAGTTCTGATCCTTTACCCTCTCTACAAAGCCCACGGATATGAGCTTATTTACAGATCTGTTAATAGACGCCTTGCTGAGCTTCAGGAGGCTGGCGAGCTCGTCCTCTGTCTTCTCCCCGGCGTTTATGAGGGTCTTCAGCACCAGGAAGTCGGTGTCCGAAATGTCGTAGCAGAAGCCCAGAGCCTCTATTAGCCCCACCTCTTTACCCGAGGGTAACCTCACTTTTAGTTTCTCTACTTCCATACTTATCTCACATTATATATGGAAAAAACAAATATATAAATGTTTGCTTATTTTAGCAAAAAACTATTATATCTAATTTATGCCCATACCCCCCTCCTTATGTCGTCGAGCTTGGTGAAGAGGGCTATCTGGAAGTAACGGAAGACCTCAACTGTAAACTTGATGGCGTCCTCGTCGCTCATTCCAGATATCTTATTTCGCAACTCGTTGATAAACCTAGTCATGTCGTTAAAGGTAGGGGTCTTCATCTGGTACTGGGCGAGGTCGAGGATCTTGAGGATTTCGTCTTTGGTCTTGGCCTCCTTTATCTTGGCGTACATTATCTGGACAACGCCCTTCCCACCGCTCCCAAACAAGGCGTCCTCTGGGTCCCTGAGCCACCTTGCGTAAGTTGAGGCTAACTTCTTTGCCTCGTTTTCAATACTTGACATAAGTTTATTTTTTATACCAAGTATTTAAATAAGCGTGAGGAGCCTACTACTCATTTCAGGCGGGCTTGACTCTTCTGCGGCTGCGTACTACTTCAAGGACAAGCTCATGGACTGCCTCTACGTCAATTACGGGCAAAGGGCAAACGCGATGCAACTTAAGTCCGCAAGGGAGATATGCAGTGAACTGGGAAAGAAACTGATATACGTAAATGTAAAGGACATGGGAAGGCACTTCTACGACGCAGACTGGCTAAGGCCACACGAGCCGATAAGGCACAGGAACGTGATCTTGCTAAGCTTTGCCTTGGTCTTCGCGAAGGAGAGAGGCTACGATGAGGTCATATTCCCTACAGTGAGCGACGAGTGCGTCTATGAGACCAACAAGCCCAAGATCTTGGAGGAAATGAGGAGGTTGGGGGAGGTCTTGGGGGTGAGGTTGAGCATGCCTTTCCTCCACATGAGCAAGCCAATGATACTAAAGCTGGGCGTCATGAGCGGGCTAGATCCCTCGAAGACGTATTCCTGCGTTTTGGGGAAGAGGTACCACTGCGGAAAGTGTAGCCAGTGCGAAATGAGGAAAATGGCGTTTAGGGAAGCTAAGATCTCAGACCCAACAAAGTATTACTCTTAGCCTTTAGCTTTGCAGTCTGCCAGATCTCCTTCTTTAACCCTGTCACCGCTATTATTGAGA
The Candidatus Aramenus sp. CH1 DNA segment above includes these coding regions:
- a CDS encoding sulfurtransferase TusA family protein; the protein is MEELNLVDKECPEPFLRTVGKLMQMKEGRLKVIYKDPKCDEMIMQAVDLMSCKLIEHKQNGNIFEVVLEKVSDKKPKKVELNGC
- a CDS encoding MarR family transcriptional regulator; the protein is MEVEKLKVRLPSGKEVGLIEALGFCYDISDTDFLVLKTLINAGEKTEDELASLLKLSKASINRSVNKLISVGFVERVKDQNSKGGRPRYIYKPLEPTLITQKIAKDFDYCAKLFGSLVPNELLK
- a CDS encoding 7-cyano-7-deazaguanine synthase, producing MRSLLLISGGLDSSAAAYYFKDKLMDCLYVNYGQRANAMQLKSAREICSELGKKLIYVNVKDMGRHFYDADWLRPHEPIRHRNVILLSFALVFAKERGYDEVIFPTVSDECVYETNKPKILEEMRRLGEVLGVRLSMPFLHMSKPMILKLGVMSGLDPSKTYSCVLGKRYHCGKCSQCEMRKMAFREAKISDPTKYYS
- a CDS encoding SMC-Scp complex subunit ScpB produces the protein MESVINDKEKRHSIKCCYKLSDTDVDVLFKLIELKRPVSSMELSSIMGVSKTTIEGSLKKLIQVGLVERIKRDEKKVGRPKFDYSVTENLWSKIRNDLQECAKRISSAAV
- a CDS encoding YHS domain-containing protein, producing MKVVCPVCNRLFEAECTPYKVQYNEVTYYFDTELCQIAFSREPDRFAVNCKGKPEQQTL